One segment of Phragmites australis chromosome 13, lpPhrAust1.1, whole genome shotgun sequence DNA contains the following:
- the LOC133887874 gene encoding serine/threonine-protein kinase SAPK7 translates to MEKYELLKDIGAGNFGVARLMRNKETKELVAMKYIPRGQKIDENVAREIINHRSLRHPNIIRFKEVVVTPTHLAIVMEYAAGGELFDRICNAGRFSEDEARYFFQQLICGVSYCHFMQICHRDLKLENTLLDGSPAPRLKICDFGYSKSSLLHSKPKSTVGTPAYIAPEVLSRREYDGKTADVWSCGVTLYVMLVGAYPFEDPDDPKNFRKTIGRIMSIQYKIPEYVHVSQDCKELLSRIFVANSAKRITIREIRNHPWFLKNLPRELTEAAQAMYYKRDNSAPTYSVQSVEEIMKIVEEARTPPPSSTPVAGFGWAEEDEQEDSKKPEEKHEEEEEDGEDEYDKQVKEVHASGEFHIS, encoded by the exons ATGGAGAAGTACGAGCTGCTCAAGGACATCGGCGCCGGCAACTTCGGCGTGGCGCGGCTGATGCGGAACAAGGAGACCAAGGAGCTCGTCGCCATGAAGTACATCCCCCGAGGCCAAAAG ATTGACGAGAATGTGGCGAGGGAGATCATAAACCACCGCTCGCTGCGGCACCCCAACATCATCCGGTTCAAGGAG GTGGTGGTCACGCCCACGCACCTGGCGATCGTGATGGAGTACGCCGCCGGCGGCGAACTGTTCGACCGGATCTGCAACGCCGGGAGGTTTAGCGAAGACGAG GCCAGATACTTCTTCCAGCAGCTAATATGCGGCGTGAGCTACTGCCACTTCATG CAAATTTGCCACCGAGACCTGAAGCTGGAGAACACGCTGCTGGATGGCAGCCCGGCGCCTCGCCTCAAGATCTGCGACTTCGGTTACTCCAAG TCGTCGCTGCTGCACTCGAAGCCCAAGTCGACGGTCGGCACGCCGGCGTACATCGCCCCGGAGGTGCTCTCCCGCCGGGAATACGATGGCAAG ACAGCAGATGTGTGGTCTTGTGGAGTGACCCTTTATGTGATGCTGGTCGGTGCTTACCCTTTTGAGGATCCTGATGACCCCAAGAATTTCAGAAAGACAATTGGG aGGATAATGTCAATCCAGTACAAAATACCGGAGTACGTTCACGTATCCCAAGATTGCAAGGAACTGCTTTCAAGAATTTTCGTCGCAAACTCTGCGAAG AGAATAACAATCAGGGAGATCAGGAACCACCCCTGGTTCCTGAAGAACTTGCCTAGAGAGCTCACAGAAGCTGCACAGGCAATGTACTACAAGAGGGACAATAGCGCCCCAACCTACTCCGTTCAGTCTGTTGAGGAGATCATGAAGATTGTTGAGGAGGCGCGAACACCACCTCCTTCCTCCACCCCCGTGGCTGGCTTTGGTTGGGCAGAGGAGGATGAGCAGGAGGACAGCAAGAAACCAGAGGAGAAacacgaggaggaagaagaggatggcGAGGATGAGTATGACAAACAGGTGAAGGAAGTCCACGCCAGCGGTGAGTTTCATATCAGCTGA
- the LOC133887875 gene encoding phosphoribosylglycinamide formyltransferase, chloroplastic-like, which yields MEMEAAVAPPASGLRRSLNINPARATRPAAKHRPSLAARHQANAVRCELPRRPEARLRHRASAAAQRDGGDAEAGRRKRLAVFVSGGGSNFRAIHEAALSGAVHGDVVALVTDKPGCGGAEHARSNGVPVVVFPKSKSAPEGISVAELINTLREYEVDFVLLAGYLKLIPTELVQKYPRSILNIHPSLLPAFGGKGYYGLKVHKAVIASGARYSGPTVHFVDEHYDTGRTLAQRVVPVLTNDTPELLAARILHEEHKVYVEAVAALCEDRIVWREDGVPLIKSQTNPDEYI from the exons ATGGAGATGGAAGCAGCGGTTGCTCCACCCGCTTCGGGACTGCGCCGCTCGCTCAACATCAACCCCGCGCGTGCCACGCGACCGGCCGCAAAACATAGGCCGAGCCTTGCGGCGAGGCACCAGGCCAACGCCGTCAGGTGCGAGCTGCCCCGCCGCCCGGAGGCGCGCCTGCGCCACCGCGCGAGCGCAGCGGCGCAACGGGATGGTGGTGACGCGGAGGCCGGGAGGAGGAAGCGGCTGGCGGTGTTCGTATCCGGCGGGGGCTCCAACTTCCGGGCGATTCACGAGGCCGCGCTGAGCGGGGCGGTGCACGGGGATGTCGTCGCGCTTGTCACCGACAAGCCAG GTTGCGGAGGCGCGGAGCACGCCAGGAGCAATGGCGTTCCTGTGGTCGTGTTCCCGAAGTCGAAGTCTGCGCCGGAGGGGATTTCGGTAGCTGAACTGATCAATACCTTGAG GGAATATGAAGTTGACTTCGTTCTTCTTGCTGGTTACTTGAAACTTATACCTACTGAACTGGTTCAGAAATATCCAAGATCCATATTAAACATCCATCCTTCTCTCCTTCCGGCATTTGGAGGCAAAGGTTATTACGGTTTGAAGGTGCATAAAGCAGTCATTGCCTCTGGAGCAAG ATACTCGGGCCCAACTGTACACTTTGTGGATGAGCACTACGATACAGGGAGAACTTTAGCCCAGAGGGTTGTGCCTGTGTTAACCAATGACACACCAGAGTTACTGGCTGCAAGAATCCTTCATGAG GAGCATAAAGTCTATGTTGAAGCAGTTGCTGCTCTGTGTGAGGACCGCATTGTGTGGCGGGAAGATGGCGTCCCGCTTATCAAAAGCCAGACAAATCCTGATGAGTATATCTAA
- the LOC133887767 gene encoding scarecrow-like protein 23, translating to MNLTLSLGISGGTAKKRKVRDGVVDDVGDGGDRGRVMRLLQARERMMARLEFDDPRAAPDDDGASGGGGLRLMHLLLSSVAAGEAGDAQAAAAALQEVYRHASFGGGDPAQRVAAYFADALASRLFRSPVAASPPTSRTELLLAYTMFYQASPFYQFAHFTANQVIVEAFEDGGRRRLHVVDFDVSYGFQWPSLIQSLSDAAGTSTSSSHEIGDCDERVSLRITGFGTSADELRQTEARLTRFASGCPNLLFEFEGVLNGPNSVRHDRIKTDDATVVVNLVFPAAQNSRTSSREACSALARIDSLNPSLVFLVEKDEGGCSGLTGGNATSRRRSSLLPRFTATLRYFAAVFDSLHECLPADSTERLAIERDHLGREISNAMAPLDRHRGDDHMAAESSGSASWKETMESAGFEVVKLSSRTVSQAKLLLKMKSGCGGGDGGFRVIEGDGGRAMSLGWRDSALLTATGWQRRPRG from the coding sequence ATGAACCTGACGTTGAGCCTGGGCATCAGTGGCGGCACGGCCAAGAAACGCAAGGTGCGGGACGGCGTTGTTGATGATGTCGGCGATGGCGGAGATCGCGGCAGGGTCATGAGGCTTCTCCAGGCGAGGGAACGGATGATGGCCAGGCTGGAGTTCGACGATCCCAGGGCGGCGCCCGACGATGATGgtgccagcggcggcggcggcctgcgGCTCATGCATTTGCTCCTCTCGTCGGTGGCCGCGGGGGAGGCCGGCGACGCGCAGGCGGCAGCCGCGGCCCTGCAGGAGGTCTACCGGCACGCGTCGTTCGGCGGCGGGGACCCCGCGCAGCGGGTCGCGGCCTACTTCGCGGACGCGTTGGCTTCGAGGCTATTCCGGTCGCCGGTGGCAGCCTCGCCGCCGACGTCGCGCACCGAGCTGCTCCTGGCGTACACCATGTTCTACCAGGCGTCCCCGTTCTACCAGTTCGCGCACTTCACGGCGAACCAGGTGATCGTGGAGGCGTTCGAGgatggcggccggcggcgccTCCATGTCGTCGATTTCGACGTGTCGTACGGCTTCCAGTGGCCTTCCCTGATCCAGTCCCTGTCGGACGCCGCCGGCACGAGCACGAGCAGCTCCCACGAGATCGGCGACTGTGACGAGCGGGTATCCCTGCGGATCACCGGCTTCGGCACGAGCGCCGACGAGCTGCGGCAAACCGAGGCGCGGCTGACGCGCTTTGCGAGCGGCTGCCCCAACCTACTGTTCGAGTTCGAGGGCGTCTTGAACGGACCAAACAGCGTCCGCCATGACCGCATCAAGACCGACGACGCGACGGTGGTCGTCAACCTGGTGTTCCCGGCCGCACAGAACTCTAGGACGAGCTCAAGAGAAGCGTGCAGCGCATTGGCTCGCATCGACTCCCTGAACCCGTCCTTGGTTTTCTTGGTAGAGAAAGACGAAGGCGGTTGCAGCGGCCTAACCGGAGGCAATGCCACGTCGAGACGACGCTCAAGCTTGCTACCGCGGTTCACGGCCACCCTTCGGTACTTCGCCGCGGTGTTCGACTCGCTGCACGAGTGTCTCCCCGCCGACAGCACCGAGAGGCTCGCAATCGAGAGGGATCACCTCGGAAGGGAGATCAGCAACGCGATGGCTCCTTTAGATCGTCACCGCGGCGATGACCACATGGCAGCTGAGTCTAGTGGCAGTGCTAGTTGGAAGGAGACGATGGAGAGCGCGGGGTTTGAGGTGGTGAAGCTGAGCTCAAGAACGGTGAGccaggcgaagctgctgctcaagatgaagagcgggtgcggcggcggcgacggagggTTCCGGGTCATCGAGGGCGACGGCGGCAGGGCGATGTCGCTGGGGTGGCGAGACAGTGCTCTGCTCACCGCGACGGGGTGGCAGCGCCGGCCACGCGGGTGA